The genomic region ATGATTGTTCCGTGGTTTTGTCGTTGTTCATCAGGCTGGTTCTGGAGTTATTCGATTTATTTAATGCGCAGACCCACGGGATCAACGCAGATACGTGATTAACCAATGAAGGGGATGAAGACAAAACTGCGCTTGGCGGTTTATGAGCTATATTTTAAATGTGCGATTCTCCGTGGTTTTACCACGGGGAGTGTTTATTTGATGACATAGTCGCAAACTTGCCACGATTCATCCGCTGCCTTGACCAGCGTGACTGTCTCCAGAATCAGACCCTTTCCGGTGAAAGTGGTGTAGAACTGCAAAACCACGTAATCTCCGTCAGGAAATCCGGATAATGATTTTGTTGCACCCGCTGTGGCGATAAATCGGGTGTTTATGGCGCCACGCGAGGATCTGAGCGTAGTCAATGATTTCATCCAGACGGCTTCCGGTATTTTGGCTTTTAAGAGTGGGGATGAATTTTCCCAGCTTTCTTGATATTGTCCACCATCAACAAATTCCAGCCATGAGCGCGCACTGCTTTCAACCTTTTGAAGAATATCGCTATCATCGGCATGCACAGCATGAGTAAATAGAAGCAGCAGTAATATCGCGAATAATCGTTTTGTCATGAAGAAATCCCTAAAATTTTTGTACGTAGTCATTATTCCATTGGGTTAAGCTCGGTTATGCATGGGGAAAAATATTTCCAACCAGCCAGATGGAAGAGATTCCCAGCAAAATAAGAATCACTTGTTGAACGGTCGCATGAATCTCGGGACGTTTGTGCAGGCTGGGGATCAAATCCGACATCGCTACATAAATCATGCTCGCGGAAGCAATGCCTAGCAAGGGCAGGATTAAAAAGTCCATCTCATTCAGCATGAAATACGCAAGCACGCCTCCTACCAGCGTAGCAAAACTGGACACTACATTCAGCAGAAAGGCCATGCGGCGCGTATAACCGGAATTCAATAGAATGATAAAATCTCCGGCTTCCTGCGGTATCTCGTGCGCAATGATCGCAATCGAAGTCACAATACCGAGTTGCACATCCACCATGAATGAAGCTGCGATCAGGATGCCATCGACAAAATTATGGAAGGTATCTCCTACGATTACCATGATTCCACTGCGTCCATGATCATGCTCATGATGGTTGTCCGGGGTGGGTGCAAGGCCATGCAGCGGATCATGGGCTTCACAATCTTCCAAATGGCAATGGCGCCATAACACCAGCTTCTCCAGAATAAAAAAAACTAAGATACCGGATAATACGAAGAGGGTGACTTGTGTTGGATTATCTGCATGTTCAAGCGCTTCCGGGAGGGTATTTAAAAAAGCGACGCCCAATAATGCG from Nitrosomonas ureae harbors:
- a CDS encoding DUF4019 domain-containing protein; this translates as MTKRLFAILLLLLFTHAVHADDSDILQKVESSARSWLEFVDGGQYQESWENSSPLLKAKIPEAVWMKSLTTLRSSRGAINTRFIATAGATKSLSGFPDGDYVVLQFYTTFTGKGLILETVTLVKAADESWQVCDYVIK
- a CDS encoding ZIP family metal transporter, with the protein product MSTLTWIIAVSLLGGVLSLIIAAILALNARISWLSVLISYAIGALLGVAFLNTLPEALEHADNPTQVTLFVLSGILVFFILEKLVLWRHCHLEDCEAHDPLHGLAPTPDNHHEHDHGRSGIMVIVGDTFHNFVDGILIAASFMVDVQLGIVTSIAIIAHEIPQEAGDFIILLNSGYTRRMAFLLNVVSSFATLVGGVLAYFMLNEMDFLILPLLGIASASMIYVAMSDLIPSLHKRPEIHATVQQVILILLGISSIWLVGNIFPHA